A region of Cucumis melo cultivar AY chromosome 2, USDA_Cmelo_AY_1.0, whole genome shotgun sequence DNA encodes the following proteins:
- the LOC127148245 gene encoding uncharacterized protein LOC127148245 isoform X2: MQFIENGLEGDADSDSEEDEMEDTDHGVEVEHLHISEEETLNDDENAEHQRNHEACQIDVSENDSDSDEYVYIYSTSARIFPF, translated from the exons ATGCAGTTTATTGAAAATGGACTTGAGGGAGATGCAGATTCTgatagtgaagaagatgaaatggAGGACACTGATCATGGTGTGGAAGTGGAACATCTACACATTTCAGAGGAG GAAACTTTGAATGATGATGAAAATGCAGAGCATCAGAGGAACCATGAAGCATGTCAGATTGATGTATCTGAGAATGACTCAGATTCAGAT GAATATGTATACATCTACTCCACGAGTGCGAGAATATTCCCATTTTAG
- the LOC127148245 gene encoding uncharacterized protein LOC127148245 isoform X1, giving the protein MQFIENGLEGDADSDSEEDEMEDTDHGVEVEHLHISEEETLNDDENAEHQRNHEACQIDVSENDSDSDNQEENENRISGNDSSEMALFLTIYNPITFFIAPLNWF; this is encoded by the exons ATGCAGTTTATTGAAAATGGACTTGAGGGAGATGCAGATTCTgatagtgaagaagatgaaatggAGGACACTGATCATGGTGTGGAAGTGGAACATCTACACATTTCAGAGGAG GAAACTTTGAATGATGATGAAAATGCAGAGCATCAGAGGAACCATGAAGCATGTCAGATTGATGTATCTGAGAATGACTCAGATTCAGAT AAccaagaagaaaatgaaaacagAATCTCTGGGAATGACTCAAGTGAAATGGCATTGTTCCTAACAATCTATAACCCTATTACTTTTTTTATTGCTCCATTAAATTGGTTTTAG